A segment of the Amycolatopsis thermophila genome:
GTGACCTGCTGCGTGCGGCCGTCCTCGGTGTCCAGCCGGAACCGCAGCCACTGCTCGCTCTCCTCCAGCACCTCGTACCGGATGCGCACGTAGTTGATCACGTCGGTCCAGATGGTCACCCTCGCCGCCTCTCGCACGTCGACTCGGGCGCCAGCTTAGCCAGAACGGTCAGCTCTTGTGCGCGCGCGCCGCGGCGAAGCAGTAGATGCCGAACGCGGCGAGCCCGGCCGCGACGACCACCAGGAGCACGACGCCGTAGGGCTGGGCCGCGAGCGTCCGCAGCGCCTTGTCGACCCCGCCCGCCTGGCCGGCGTCGGACCGCAGCGCGGCGTAGCCGAGCAGGCCGCCGATGATCACGTACACCGCGCCCTTGGCGGCGTACCCGGCGAAGCCGAGCCATTCCACCCACTTCCGGGTGCCGGAGGGCAGGTGGACCGTGTCGAGGTCGGTGAGGAAGCCGCGCCGCACGCCCTTGACCGCGGCCCCGATCCCGGCCCCGATCACCACGGCGCCGGCGACCGCGACCAGCGCCTGCCCGGCGGGCAGCGCGAGCAGCCGGGCGGTGAACTCCTGCTGCGGCTGGTTGCCCGAGGCCGAGCCGCTGCCCGTGGCGAGCCGGATCGCGGTGTAGGCCAGGGCGAGGACCACGACACCGCGCGCCGCGGAGCCGATGCGCTTGCGGGTCCGCCTGCCGCTGCGCAACACCCAGGTGTAGCCGGTGGCCGCCATCAGGAACTGCCAGATCCCGAACGCGGTGAGTCCCGCCACGAGCACCCACAGCACCACCTGGCCGGCCGGGGTGGACCCGATTTCCTGCAGTGCGCCCTTCTGGTCGGCCTCCTTGCCGCCGTCGCCGGACGCGACGCGGACCGCCAGGTAGGCGACGATCAGGTGGACCAGACCCCAGCAGACCATCCCGATCCGCCCGGCCGCCTGTGCCGCCGTGCTGCCGCGCACCCGCGAAGCCCGGTCGGCCGTTCTGTTCGTCGCGGCACCGCTCGTCATCGACACGCCTCCTCAGTCACCCCCGACCATCGCTCGATCGGGTGTACCCCGGAGGGGGTGCCGCTAAGCCGGACGTGGTGCCCCGACGGTGTGGGAGACCCGAGCAGCCGGACCCGGTGAGTGCCAACGGGAAACACGTCACGGCCCGATCCCGGTCATCCGGGCCGGGTGGTGCGTGCACATCTCATCCGGGGCTTGGCCGGGTTTCCGTGCTCTCCCGGGCGATCAGCGTGTGCGGGGCGATGAACTCCTCCGCCGGCAAGGCCGGGTCCTCGATGCGCGCGGCGAGCCGGGCGACCGCGGTGCGGGCGATGAAGGCCGTGTCCAGCGACACGGTGCTCAGCGACGGCCGGGAATACCGGCCTTCTTCGATGTCGTCGATGCCGATGATCGCCACGTCGTCGGGGACGGTGAGACCGGCGTCGAACACCGCTCGCATCGCCCCCATCGCCAGCAGGTCCGAATAGCAGAAGATCGCGTCCGGGCGGGGCGATTGGCGCAGCAGGGACGCGGCGGCCGCGTAACCGTCGGCGCGTCCGTAGTGGGCGGCCGTGCGTTCCAGGGCGCCCACCGGCTTCAGTCCGCGTTCCTGCAGCGCCTTGCGAAATCCCTCGGTGCGTTGCAGCGGCGTCGAGTAACTCTCCTTCGGCTGGGCGCCGATCGCGGCGATGCGCGTGCGGCCCCGGTCGAGCTGACGGTGGCGGAGGGGGAGACGGCCGACCGGCTCACTCTGACCGGTGGGTTGCGGCGGATCGAGACCCGCGGCGAAGCGCTGTACCTCAACGGGGAACGGCTCTACGTGCGGGGCGTGCTCGACCAGGGGTACTGGCCGGAGACCGGCCTCACCGCGCCGGACGACGAAGCGCTGGTGCGTGATCTCGACCTCGCTCGCGCACTCGGGTTCTCGCTCGTGCGCAAGCACCTCAAGTTCGAGGAACCGCGGTGGCTGGACCACGCCGACCGCACCGGCATGCTGGTGTGGGCGGAACCGCCGTGCCCCAGCCGGTTCAGCCCGGCCGCCGCGGCCGGGTTCGAGGCGCAGTTGCCGGATCTGGTGCGCCGCGACGGCAACCACCCGTCGATCGTGATCTGGGGGCTGTACAACGAGGAGTGGGGCCTGGACTGGGACATCCCGGGCAGCCCCGAGCGGGCCGCCGCGGCCGAGCACGCCTACGATCTCCTGCGCTCGCTCGACGACACACGGCCGATCGTGGAGAACTCCGGCTGGGCGCACGTCAAGACCGACCTGGTCGACTGGCACTACTACGACGAAAACCCGCGCAGCTGGGCGGACAACCTCGCCGCGCTCGCCTCCGGCGAACGGGAGACGTTCCCGGTCAAGCTCCGGCCGGACGTCGTCGTCGAGAAGTCCTTCTACGGCTCGGCCGGCTTCCCGCGCACCGGCGTGCCGGTTCTCAACAGCGAGTACGGCGCGGGGTTCACCAGCCTGGAGCGGGCCTGGCACGTGCGCTGGCAGACGCAGGAGATCCGCCGGCACGACCGGTTCGCCGGCTACATCTACACCGAGCTGACCGACGTCGAGCACGAAATGGCGGGTCTGCTGGACGCCCACCGCAGGCCCAAGGACTGGGGCGGGCTGGACCCGGCCGACGCGTTCGCGCCGACCACCCTCGTGGTGGACCTCGTGCCCGCGCACGCCGGAGCCGACCTCCCGGTGCCGGTCGCGCCGCTGACCCTGGACGTGCACGTCTCGCACACCGGCCGGACGCCGATCACCGGCACCCTGCACGCGGCGTGGGGGGCTTCGGGCTCGCGCGGGCTTCCAGTGGCGCCCGCGGACTCCCACGAGGTGCGGGCGGAGCCGTTCCGGCTTTCGGCCGCCGCCGGGGTGTGCGTGCCGCCGCCGGGTGGCCCGGCGCGGCTGCACCTGTGGCTGGTCGTGGACGGCGAGGTGCGGGCGCGGACGTTCGTGGACGCGGCGGTGGTCGAGGAGCTGAACCGGCGCGGCGAGCGCGCCTGAGCGCGGCAGCGGGGGAGACCGGTCCACATCGGACCGTCCACCCCGGCCCGGCCCGTCGCCTTGCCTACGATTGCAAATGTGGGTGGACCAAGGACGGCAGCGAGGACAGATCCAGATCGCGCGGATGTCGGCCGTCGTCCTTTCTCCTGCTCGCGTTGCCCGTCGTGGGCGGGCGTGTGACACGCCGGGAGAACGCTCCGCCGAGCTCGGCTACGACCGGGCGTCGGCGGAGAGCTCGCCAGGCGCCTGGGCGTCAGCCACGTGAACGGGTTGCCAGGCCGGTGTCCGCACCGTGCCCCGGGGTCACTCGACCGCGATGCCCAGCACCTCGACGAACGCGGCCGCCGCGGGGGTCAGGCCCGCTGTGCTCCACACCAGGTGCTCGATCCGCCCGGGGGCGTCGGTGACGGGCACGGTGGCCACGCCCGCCAGGCGGGGCGCGTAGGTCGAGGGCAGCATCGCCACGCCCAGGCCCTCCCGCACGAGCCCGGCCATCAGCTCCGCGGTCGTCACCTCGAAGGCCACGTTCCGCGTCAGTCCGGCCGCGGCGAAGGCCTGGTCGGACTGGGTGCGGCCGGGTGAGCCTGCCGGGAAGTCGACGAACTCCTCGCCCGCCAGCGTCCGCAGGTCCGTTCCCGCGCCGGTCGCCAGCGGGTGCTCCGGCGCGACGACGGCGACGTGCCGGTCGTGCGCCAGTTCCCGGCCCCGCACGCCCTCCGGCCGTGTCGTGAGCGGCAATCCGAGGAACGCGACGTCGACCGCGCCCTCCCGGACCTGCTCGACCAGTTCGTGGCTGGGCGCCATCCGCAGCCTCACACGCACCTGCGGGTACCGCTGCCGGTACACGCGCAGAGCCGACGGCAGGTCCACCGCCGCCACGGTCGGGATCACGCCGACGGTCAACCGCCCGCGCACCTCGCCGACGGCGGCCGCCACCTCGGCCGCGGCCCGCGAGGCGAAGTCCAGGCACTGCCGGGCCTGCGGCAAGAACGCCTCACCCGCCGCGGTCAGCCGCACCCGGCGGCTGGTCCGGTCGAACAACCGCGCGCCCAGCTCCCGTTCCAGCCGCGCGATCTGGTGGCTGAGCGCGGACTGGACGACCAGGCACCGCTGCGCCGCCCGGGTGAAGCTGCCCGTCTCGGCGACCGCGACGACGTACCGCATCTGCTGGAGTTCCACCCGTCCATCGTGTATCGCGATGGATCAGGTGACAAGGATGTATTGGACTCATCGATCGCGGCGGCCGAGACTCGAGGACGTGAACGACACCCTGTCCCGCACCGCGCTGACCGCCTTCGCGCCGGTGGTCTGGGGAACGACGTATGTGGTCACCACGGAACTCCTGCCGGCCGGGCACCCGATGTTCGCGGGTCTGCTGCGCGCCCTGCCCGCGGGGTTGATCGCGCTGGCGGTCACGCGGACGCTGCCGCGGGGCGCCTGGTGGTGGCGGGCCGCCGTGCTCGGTGTGCTCAACATCGGGATGTTCTTCCCGTTCCTGTTCGTCGCGGCCGAGCGGTTGCCCGGCGGCGTCGCGGCCACCCTCGGTGCCGTGCAACCGCTGGTGGTGGCCGTGCTCGCGGTCGCCGTGCTGCGGCAGAGCGCGTCGGCGTGGCGGTTCGCCTGGGGTGCCGTCGGCGTCGTGGGCGTCGCCCTGGTGGTGCTGGGGCCGGCGGCCGGCTTCGACGTCGTGGGGGTCCTAGCCGGGCTGGGCGGGGCGGCGACGATGGCGCTCGGGGTCACGCTCACCAAGCGGTGGGGGCGTCCCGGGGGAGTGGGCCCGACGGCGTTCGCCGGCTGGCAGCTGACCGCGGGCGGGTTGTTCCTCGTGCCCGTCACGTTCCTCGCCGAGGGTGCGCCGCCCGCCGTGGACGGCCCGGCCGTGTTCGGCTACCTGTGGCTCGGGCTGGTCGGCGGCCTGCTCGCCTACGTCCTGTGGTTCCGCGGGATCACCACGCTGCCGGTCACCTCGGTCGCGGTGCTGGGCCTGCTCTCGCCGATGGTCGCCGCGGTCACCGGTGTCGTGGTGCTGGGGCAGACGCTCGGGCCGGTGCAGCTGACCGGGTTCGCCCTCGCCCTCGCGGCGATCGTGGCGAGCCAGCGGCCGGACCCCGCTCCGCGCCTGGCCGGTTAAATCAATCGCTTGACTGAGCCGGCGGGCACCGGTTAGCTGGTCACCGACCCGGGCCGGTGTTGGAGGAGGATGCACGCGATGACGACCGCAGAGGTGCCGGCTTTCCCCATGGAGCGTGTGGCGAAGTGCCCGTTCGATCCGCCGCCGGAGGGCATGGCGCTGCTGCGCGAGACGCCGATCACGCGCGTGCGGCTGTGGGACGGCAGCACGCCGTGGCTGGTGACCCGCTTCGCCGAGCAGCGGGCGCTGCTGGCCGATCCCCGGGTGAGCGCGGACGTCCGGCGGCCCGGTTACCCGAGCCCGGCGCCGGTGCGGCCGGGCGGGAGCGGGATCGGTTTCATCCTGATGGACGATCCCGAGCACGCGCGGCTGCGGCGGATGGTAACCGCGCCGTTCTCGGTCAAGCGGGTGCGCGCGATGGCGCCGGCGGTGCAGAACATCGTGGACGACCTGATCGACGAGATGCTGGCGGGCCCGAAGCCGGTGGACCTGGTCGAGGCGTTCGCGCTGCCGGTGCCGTCGCTGGTGATCTGCGAGCTGCTCGGGGTGCCCTACGCCGATCACGCGTTCTTCCAGGACAACAGCAAGACCATCGTCCGGCGCGACGCGGCCCCGGAGGACCGGTTCGCCGCCTCGGCGGAGCTGACGAAGTACCTCGACGGCCTGATGGAGCAGAAGCTGGCGAACCCGGCCGACGACCTGCTGTCCGCCCTGGCGGAGCGCGTGCGGGCGGGCGAGCTGACCCGGATGGACGCCGCGCAGATCGGTGTCCTGCTGCTGATCGCCGGCCACGAGACAACGGCCAACATGATCGCCCTGGGCACCCTCGCGCTGCTCGAGCACCCCGGCCAGCTCGCGCTGGTGCGCGACGGTGACCCCGCGGTGGTGGACTCCGCGGTCGAGGAACTGTTGCGGTACTTGAACATCACGCACAACGGCCGCCGCCGCGTGGCTCTGGAGGACATCGAGATCGCCGGTGAGGTGATCCGCGCCGGCGAGGGCATCATCCTGGCCAACGACCTGGCCAACCGCGACCCGGACGTCTTCCCCGACGGCGACCGCCTCGACGTGACCCGCAACGCCCGGCGCCACGTGGCCTTCGGGTTCGGCGTGCACCAGTGCCTGGGACAGCAGCTGGCGCGGCTCGAGTTGCGCATCGCGTACGGCACGCTGTACCGGCGCGTGCCGACGCTGGCCTTGGCGACCGAGATCGAGCGGGTGCCGTTCAAGCACGACGGCTCCGTTTACGGGGTGTACGAGCTGCCGGTCACCTGGTGATCACCGCGGCCTCGCGCGGGCGTTGCATGGCAACAGTCGCCCTGACCAACTCGCCACGAACATCCGAGCGAAACCCGCGGAGCGGCTACAGAATCCCGCCCAGCACGAGCTCGGCCACGGACTCGGCGGTGAGCGCGGGCGAACCAGGAGCCACCGGCGAAGCCGACGACGCGGCCACCAGCAGCCGCGCCGCTGTCACGTGCCGCGCTCCCGGCTTCCGGTCCCCGGTCACCCGCGCCAGATACCCGCTCACCGACGTGGTGATGCTGTCGTGGATCTCCCGCGCCCGCGCCTGCACTTCGGGGTGGTGCTCGCTCTCCCGGAACACGATCCGGTGCATGGGCGTCTGCTCACCCAGGTGCCGCGACAACCGGCTCCACAACTCGACCACGGCGGCGTGTGGATCGGCGGGCACCGAGCCGGGCACCAGATCGGCGAGGGTCCGCGTCGACCGTTCGCGGATCAGCGCCAGCAGCAACCCTTCCTTCGTCCCGAAGTGGTAGAAGATCAGGCCCTGCGGCACACCGGCGGCGGTCGCCAGCCGTGCCGTCGACGTCCGGGCATAGCCGCGTTCGGCGAACAGCTCCTCGGCCGCGGCCAGGATCCGGTCGCGGCCCGAGGAAGCGGGTCCGGTCACGGCGGGCGAGTCCGTCAGAACTCCGTCACCCCGGCGTCCGGGGCCAGCTCGTGCGCGGTGACGTACTTCGACTCGTCCGAGGCCAGGAACAACACCGAGTCCGCCACGTCTTCCGGCTCGGTGATGGCCACCGGCAGCAGGTTCGTCAGCATCCCGCCCAGCTTCGGGTCGCGCTCGAAGGCCTTCGCGAACGCGGCGTGCAGCCCCTCGCCGGCCATGCCGGTGTTCACGCCCGTCGGGTGGATGCTGTTGACCCGGATGTTGTGCCGCGCCAGCTCCGTCGCGAACGCCTTCGCCATGCCGCGCACCGCCCACTTGCTCGTCGTGTACGGCACCAGGAACGGCTGGACCTTCATGCCCGCGGCCGAGCTGATCAGGATGATCGACCCGCCGCCGCGCTCCACCAGGTGCGGCGCGCCCACCATGACCGTGTTCCACACACCGCGGACGTTGACGCCGATCGTGTCGTCGAAGATCTCCTCGGTCACCTCGTCCCACATCGCGGGCACGCAGATCCCGGCGTTGGCCACGACGATGTCCAGCCCGCCCAGCTCGGCGACACCGGCGTCGACGCCCGCGCGCAGCTTCGCCAGGTCCCGCACGTCGGCCTGCACCCGCACGGCCCGCCGCCCGGCCTCCTCCACCAGGCGCACGGTCTCGTCCAGGTCCGCGAGCGTGGGGGAGGAGTAGCCCACGCTGGGCAGCTTGTCGGCGATGTCCACGGCGATCACGTCGGCGCCCTCCTGCGCCAGCCGCACCGCGTCCGCACGCCCCTGACCGCGCGCCGCACCGGTGATCAGCGCGACCTTCCCCGCGACCCGTCCCGCCATCGTGAAGCCTCCTCTTCTCCCGCGCTGCTGCGGGTCACCGGCGAGCCTGCCCCTGAGTGAGTGCTCAGTCAAGACGGCTGCGATCAGCTCGAAACGGCCACCGGCGGCCGGCACGTGTGACACAGTGGCCGAGGGCCTGCGCTGGATCGTCCTGGGCGGGAACCCGCACGGAGGGCCGGATGCGCAAGCTGATCTTGGGGTTTTACGTCTCGCTCGACGGGAAGAGCGCCGACGGCGACAACGGGATCCGGGACGTCATGATGGGAATCGACGACCCCGAGCAGGAGGAGTACTTCGTCAACCGGCTGTGGGAGGCCGGGGCGTTCCTGATGGGCCGGAACACCTACGAGATCATGGCCGGGTACTGGCCCACCGCCGACCACCCCTCCGCCCGGGCCATGAACGAGATCCCCAAGGTCGTGTTCTCCCGCACCCTGAAATCGGCCGACGACTGGCCGGAGACCCGGATCGCCCGGGGTGACACGGCGGACGAGATCGCCAAGCTCAAGGCCGAGCCCGGCAAGGACCTCGTCGCCGCGGGCGGCACCGCGTTCATGCACTCGCTGATCAAGCTCGGTGTGGTGGACGAGTACCGCCTCTGGGTGCTCCCCGCCGTCACCGGCAAGGGCGCGCCGCTGTTCCCGGAACTGGACGAAGCCGTCAAGCTGCGCCTGGTGAAGAGCACGGCTTTCCCCTCCGGGATCCTCGAACTGTGTTACGCCCCGGCCGGCGACTGAGGTCGATGCCCCCGGCACGGTGCCGGGTGGGGTCAGTCACCGGCGCCGTTCGTCAGCGCGCGCTGACCGTGGGCGTGGTCGGCGAGTGAGCCGTAGCCGTCCTCGAGGTCGCGCCGGAACGCGGTGCGGCGACGGTCGTCCAGGCCGGCCAGCAAGCGGTCCTCGATGCGGCGGACCAGCGGTTCGCACTCGTCCAGGACCGCGCGTCCGCGCTCGGTGAGGGCCGCGAGCAGGACCCGCCGGTTGCGCGGGTCCTCCTCCCGCTGGATCAGGCCGGACTTCTCGAGCGTGAGCACCATCGTGTGCATCGTCTGCGGCCGCACGAACGAGCGGCGCGCCAGTTGCGCCGAGGACAGCCGGTTGCGGTGCCGCAGCGCCGTGAGCGCGGTGTACTGCAGCGTGGTCAGCCCGAACGGCCGCAGCGCGTCGTCCATCAGCGAGCGGATCACCAGCTCCAGCCGCTTGACCAGGTAGAGGGTCAGCGGAGCGTCCTCGCCGTCGTGCTCTGTCACCACCCCATGCTGCCACGTGTCCGGAGTGGACAGCTCAGCAGACGATGCCGCGTTCGCGGCGCACGTGCGACCGGACTCCGTCGAGGCCGTGCGGCGCGGACCCGGCGATCCGGTCCGGTTCAGCGCGAACCGGCCCCGCGCGATCGCGCGGCTGCTCAGCGACCCGACGAGAGCCCGGCGATCTCGCGGTCCCGCGCGGTCAGCGGGTCGCTCGCGCGCAGCCGCGCCGGCAGTTTGTCCGCGGTGCGGGTGTCGGGGTGTCACCGGCCCGCCGCCGCGCGTCCCAGGGGAAACCCAGGAACCGGGCGGCCTCGGCGAAGGCGAGGGACCGCGTCGCCTCCCGGCCCGTGCGGTGGGCCCAGTCGCGGCGCGGGACCGCGTGCCCGGATCGGCCGCGGAGCGCAGCCAGTGCCCGGCCACCACACCGGCCGGCGCGAGGTCCCGGCGCGCCCGCACTCGAGATCACCGTCGACGGCCGCCTGGTGCCGGAGTGACCTACGGCGCCGGCGCGGTGCCGCCCAGGTGGGCGGGCAGCCACCACAGGTCGGCGGGCCCGGCGGGGGCCTCCGGGTACTCCGCCTGGGCCTTGTCCAGCAACAGGCTCATCCGGTCGCGCAGGTCGCGGGTGACGGCTTCCGGGTCGTCGCCGGGGCCGGGGCGCAGCGGTTCGCCCATCAGGACCGAGATCGGCAGGTGGCGCCTGGTCAGCGTGCGCGGGCGGCCCTTCGTCCACAGCCGCTGCGTGCCCCACACCGCCATCGGCACCAGGGGCACCCCGGCCTGCGCCGCCATCCGCGCGGCACCGGACTTGACGTCCTCGACCGTGAACGAGGGGCTGATCGTCGCCTCCGGGAAGACCCCCACGACCTCACCGGACCGCAGCCGGGCGACCGCCTCGTCGTAGGCGCCGCGCCCGGCCGCGCGGTCGACCGGGATGTGGCCCATGCCGCGCATCAGCGGGCCGGAGATCCGGTGGTCGAAGACCTCCTTCTTGGCCATGAACCGCACCAGCCGCTTCGCCGGCCGGGCGCCCAGGCCGCAGAAGACGAAGTCGAGGTAGGAGACGTGGTTGCAGGCGATGACGGCGCCGCCGCGCGCCGGGACGTGCTCGGAGCCCTCGACCCGCAGTTTCAGGTCGAGGACCCGGAACATCGTCTTCGCGAACAGGATGACGGACGGGTACACGAGCTCTGGCATCCCGCCAGGCTACGGGGCCGTAAGTTACTTCTCGGTAGGTGTGTCGTGTGACGCCGCTTGCACCTCCAGGCCCACCGCGATGTGGTCGATCCCGCTCAGCGCGACCGCGAGCGCCGTCCAC
Coding sequences within it:
- a CDS encoding cytochrome P450 is translated as MTTAEVPAFPMERVAKCPFDPPPEGMALLRETPITRVRLWDGSTPWLVTRFAEQRALLADPRVSADVRRPGYPSPAPVRPGGSGIGFILMDDPEHARLRRMVTAPFSVKRVRAMAPAVQNIVDDLIDEMLAGPKPVDLVEAFALPVPSLVICELLGVPYADHAFFQDNSKTIVRRDAAPEDRFAASAELTKYLDGLMEQKLANPADDLLSALAERVRAGELTRMDAAQIGVLLLIAGHETTANMIALGTLALLEHPGQLALVRDGDPAVVDSAVEELLRYLNITHNGRRRVALEDIEIAGEVIRAGEGIILANDLANRDPDVFPDGDRLDVTRNARRHVAFGFGVHQCLGQQLARLELRIAYGTLYRRVPTLALATEIERVPFKHDGSVYGVYELPVTW
- a CDS encoding mycofactocin-coupled SDR family oxidoreductase — its product is MAGRVAGKVALITGAARGQGRADAVRLAQEGADVIAVDIADKLPSVGYSSPTLADLDETVRLVEEAGRRAVRVQADVRDLAKLRAGVDAGVAELGGLDIVVANAGICVPAMWDEVTEEIFDDTIGVNVRGVWNTVMVGAPHLVERGGGSIILISSAAGMKVQPFLVPYTTSKWAVRGMAKAFATELARHNIRVNSIHPTGVNTGMAGEGLHAAFAKAFERDPKLGGMLTNLLPVAITEPEDVADSVLFLASDESKYVTAHELAPDAGVTEF
- a CDS encoding TetR/AcrR family transcriptional regulator gives rise to the protein MTGPASSGRDRILAAAEELFAERGYARTSTARLATAAGVPQGLIFYHFGTKEGLLLALIRERSTRTLADLVPGSVPADPHAAVVELWSRLSRHLGEQTPMHRIVFRESEHHPEVQARAREIHDSITTSVSGYLARVTGDRKPGARHVTAARLLVAASSASPVAPGSPALTAESVAELVLGGIL
- a CDS encoding lysophospholipid acyltransferase family protein yields the protein MPELVYPSVILFAKTMFRVLDLKLRVEGSEHVPARGGAVIACNHVSYLDFVFCGLGARPAKRLVRFMAKKEVFDHRISGPLMRGMGHIPVDRAAGRGAYDEAVARLRSGEVVGVFPEATISPSFTVEDVKSGAARMAAQAGVPLVPMAVWGTQRLWTKGRPRTLTRRHLPISVLMGEPLRPGPGDDPEAVTRDLRDRMSLLLDKAQAEYPEAPAGPADLWWLPAHLGGTAPAP
- a CDS encoding MarR family winged helix-turn-helix transcriptional regulator; the protein is MVTEHDGEDAPLTLYLVKRLELVIRSLMDDALRPFGLTTLQYTALTALRHRNRLSSAQLARRSFVRPQTMHTMVLTLEKSGLIQREEDPRNRRVLLAALTERGRAVLDECEPLVRRIEDRLLAGLDDRRRTAFRRDLEDGYGSLADHAHGQRALTNGAGD
- a CDS encoding dihydrofolate reductase family protein; this translates as MRKLILGFYVSLDGKSADGDNGIRDVMMGIDDPEQEEYFVNRLWEAGAFLMGRNTYEIMAGYWPTADHPSARAMNEIPKVVFSRTLKSADDWPETRIARGDTADEIAKLKAEPGKDLVAAGGTAFMHSLIKLGVVDEYRLWVLPAVTGKGAPLFPELDEAVKLRLVKSTAFPSGILELCYAPAGD
- a CDS encoding LysR family transcriptional regulator: MELQQMRYVVAVAETGSFTRAAQRCLVVQSALSHQIARLERELGARLFDRTSRRVRLTAAGEAFLPQARQCLDFASRAAAEVAAAVGEVRGRLTVGVIPTVAAVDLPSALRVYRQRYPQVRVRLRMAPSHELVEQVREGAVDVAFLGLPLTTRPEGVRGRELAHDRHVAVVAPEHPLATGAGTDLRTLAGEEFVDFPAGSPGRTQSDQAFAAAGLTRNVAFEVTTAELMAGLVREGLGVAMLPSTYAPRLAGVATVPVTDAPGRIEHLVWSTAGLTPAAAAFVEVLGIAVE
- a CDS encoding DUF1206 domain-containing protein — protein: MTSGAATNRTADRASRVRGSTAAQAAGRIGMVCWGLVHLIVAYLAVRVASGDGGKEADQKGALQEIGSTPAGQVVLWVLVAGLTAFGIWQFLMAATGYTWVLRSGRRTRKRIGSAARGVVVLALAYTAIRLATGSGSASGNQPQQEFTARLLALPAGQALVAVAGAVVIGAGIGAAVKGVRRGFLTDLDTVHLPSGTRKWVEWLGFAGYAAKGAVYVIIGGLLGYAALRSDAGQAGGVDKALRTLAAQPYGVVLLVVVAAGLAAFGIYCFAAARAHKS
- a CDS encoding glycoside hydrolase family 2 TIM barrel-domain containing protein, translated to MAEGETADRLTLTGGLRRIETRGEALYLNGERLYVRGVLDQGYWPETGLTAPDDEALVRDLDLARALGFSLVRKHLKFEEPRWLDHADRTGMLVWAEPPCPSRFSPAAAAGFEAQLPDLVRRDGNHPSIVIWGLYNEEWGLDWDIPGSPERAAAAEHAYDLLRSLDDTRPIVENSGWAHVKTDLVDWHYYDENPRSWADNLAALASGERETFPVKLRPDVVVEKSFYGSAGFPRTGVPVLNSEYGAGFTSLERAWHVRWQTQEIRRHDRFAGYIYTELTDVEHEMAGLLDAHRRPKDWGGLDPADAFAPTTLVVDLVPAHAGADLPVPVAPLTLDVHVSHTGRTPITGTLHAAWGASGSRGLPVAPADSHEVRAEPFRLSAAAGVCVPPPGGPARLHLWLVVDGEVRARTFVDAAVVEELNRRGERA
- a CDS encoding EamA family transporter codes for the protein MNDTLSRTALTAFAPVVWGTTYVVTTELLPAGHPMFAGLLRALPAGLIALAVTRTLPRGAWWWRAAVLGVLNIGMFFPFLFVAAERLPGGVAATLGAVQPLVVAVLAVAVLRQSASAWRFAWGAVGVVGVALVVLGPAAGFDVVGVLAGLGGAATMALGVTLTKRWGRPGGVGPTAFAGWQLTAGGLFLVPVTFLAEGAPPAVDGPAVFGYLWLGLVGGLLAYVLWFRGITTLPVTSVAVLGLLSPMVAAVTGVVVLGQTLGPVQLTGFALALAAIVASQRPDPAPRLAG